In Spirochaetota bacterium, a genomic segment contains:
- a CDS encoding GNAT family N-acetyltransferase produces MATIEVKEIDINDKKMMKQFIMLPWKTKIYENDPAWVPPIIADQKKLFNPKTGYFYEIGQVAYFLAYKNGTPVGRITAHINRLYEEKYNTETGFFGFYEAIDDLDVARALFTAAEDWLRKKGKTRVEGPQSFSIYDSVGFEVLGEDIMPVVGLFHFAPYYKNHAEACGYTKCIDWHCFLVKKIDDYKPYLKDVRENIMKTQDVKYVYYTPKELKKRAKEIHEIFNKAWEGNWGHLPLTQKQFDMLVEELKLVAVPELIVFAEKDGRTVGFIVSLPDMNPALRILNGHLYPWRLIKALRYIKKVKKIRTIIMGVLPEYRGQKIDDVFYLYTIENGIRLGYVESDCSLIVETNYKMIGALKPLKAQIYKTYRIYEKKI; encoded by the coding sequence ATGGCAACAATTGAGGTGAAGGAAATTGATATTAATGACAAAAAAATGATGAAGCAGTTTATCATGCTTCCATGGAAAACAAAGATTTACGAAAATGATCCAGCATGGGTGCCACCTATTATTGCTGATCAAAAAAAGCTTTTTAATCCAAAAACAGGATATTTTTATGAAATAGGACAGGTTGCATATTTTTTGGCGTATAAAAATGGTACACCTGTTGGTAGAATTACAGCGCACATTAACAGATTATATGAAGAAAAATATAATACAGAGACTGGCTTTTTTGGATTCTATGAGGCCATTGATGATCTGGATGTGGCACGTGCGTTATTTACTGCTGCTGAGGACTGGTTAAGAAAAAAAGGAAAAACCCGTGTTGAGGGACCTCAGAGTTTTTCAATTTATGATTCAGTTGGGTTTGAGGTATTGGGCGAAGATATAATGCCGGTAGTAGGGCTTTTTCACTTTGCTCCATATTATAAAAATCATGCAGAAGCATGTGGCTATACCAAATGTATTGACTGGCACTGCTTTTTAGTTAAAAAGATTGATGATTATAAACCGTATTTAAAAGATGTACGTGAAAATATAATGAAGACACAGGATGTTAAGTATGTGTACTACACACCAAAAGAATTAAAAAAGCGTGCAAAAGAAATTCATGAAATTTTTAATAAAGCATGGGAAGGTAACTGGGGACATCTGCCATTGACACAAAAGCAATTTGATATGCTTGTTGAGGAATTAAAATTGGTTGCAGTGCCTGAGCTTATAGTCTTTGCCGAAAAAGATGGCAGAACTGTTGGATTCATTGTATCACTACCTGATATGAACCCTGCACTAAGGATACTCAATGGACACCTATATCCATGGCGGTTGATAAAAGCATTGAGGTATATCAAGAAAGTAAAAAAGATACGCACAATAATTATGGGTGTATTGCCTGAGTATCGGGGGCAAAAAATTGATGATGTGTTTTATCTTTACACAATAGAAAATGGTATACGGCTTGGTTATGTTGAATCTGATTGCTCATTAATTGTTGAGACTAATTATAAAATGATTGGAGCTCTTAAGCCGCTTAAAGCGCAAATTTATAAAACCTATCGTATTTATGAAAAGAAAATATGA
- a CDS encoding hemolysin III family protein: MKRNLISGQTKTEEIANVITHSIGIALGIAGLAILVVYASIKGDPWKIVSFAIYGVTIIVLYSASTMYHSIKNISFKKFFQVLDHSSIFLLIAGTYTPFVLVTMRGGWGWSIFGIIWGLAIAGIIVKIIMGTGGDKLSTIVYLAMGWLIIIAFHKIIAVLPIMGIMWLVIGGLCYSMGTIFFLLDNKLPFNHSIWHLFVLAGSITHFFGILFYVLPY, encoded by the coding sequence ATGAAACGAAACCTAATTAGCGGACAAACAAAAACTGAAGAAATTGCAAATGTCATTACTCACAGTATTGGCATTGCGCTTGGCATTGCAGGCCTTGCTATTTTAGTTGTGTATGCATCAATAAAGGGTGATCCATGGAAGATAGTTTCATTTGCTATTTATGGAGTTACAATTATAGTTCTCTACAGTGCATCAACAATGTATCACTCAATAAAAAATATTAGCTTTAAAAAGTTTTTTCAGGTGTTGGACCACTCCTCAATTTTTTTACTTATTGCTGGCACTTATACTCCATTTGTACTTGTGACTATGCGTGGTGGGTGGGGATGGTCAATTTTTGGAATTATATGGGGACTGGCAATTGCCGGCATTATAGTTAAAATTATAATGGGTACAGGCGGCGATAAGCTTTCTACTATAGTATATCTTGCTATGGGCTGGCTCATAATCATTGCATTTCATAAAATAATTGCGGTGCTACCCATTATGGGAATAATGTGGCTTGTAATTGGGGGGTTGTGTTATTCAATGGGGACAATATTTTTTTTGCTGGATAATAAGTTGCCCTTTAATCATTCAATATGGCATTTGTTTGTATTAGCCGGAAGTATAACACATTTTTTTGGTATACTTTTTTATGTGCTGCCGTATTAA